In Methanomicrobiales archaeon, the DNA window CTCTCCGAGGCCGATATCCAGCCTCTCCTGGACCGCCGCCGCCCGGGGCGGAGCCCGTTCGCGTCGGCACGGCAGGAGGCGGACCGCGTGGAGATCCTCTCCGGCGTCTTCGAGGGGAGGACCACGGGGGCCCCCATCGCGCTCCTGATCCAGAACCGCGACGTGCGGAGCGAAGACTACGAGCCGCTCCGCACCGTCTTCCGCCCCGGCCACGCGGACTACGCCTACCAGGCGAAGTACGGGATCCGGGACCACCGCGGGGGCGGACGGAGCTCGGGGCGGGAGACGGCGGCCCGGGTCGCCGCCGCCGCCGTGGCGATGAAGATCCTGGCCGCCCGCGGGATCCGGATCGCGGCGCGGATCCGGGAGATCCACGGGCGGACGGATCCGAAGGAGATGGAGCAGGAGATCGCGGCGGCGCAGGCAGCCGGGGACTCCGTCGGGGGCATCGTGGAGGTCACGGCATCCGGCGTCCCGCCCGCCCTCGGGGACCCGGTCTTCGGAAAACTGGACGCCCTCATCGCCGCTGCCATGATGGGCATCGGCGCCGTGAAGGGCGTGGAGATCGGCGAGGGTTTCCGGGCGGCGCGGCTCTTCGGCTCCGAGAACAACGATCCCATCACACCGCAGGGATTTGCCAGCAACCACGCCGGCGGGATCCTGGGCGGCATCAGCACGGGGCAGGAGATCGTGGTGAGGATCGCCGTGAAGCCCACTTCATCGATAGCAAAACCCCAGAAGACAGTCGACACCGAGAACCGCGCAGTGGAGATAACGGTGCAGGGGCGGCACGATCCCTGCATCGTCCCCCGAATCCTTCCCGTGGCGGAGTCGATGCTCGCGCTGGTGATCCTGGACTGCCTGCTCGAGCAGGCGAAGTACCGGGGGCCCGATGCGGGAGACCCCCGCTAACCCTCTCTCTTGTAGCGCTCCACCCTGCCCGCGCTCTCGAGTCTCCCCTCCCTGAGGACGGAGACGGCGCCGTGCCCGCCGCAGACCAGGCACCGCCGCCCCGATGCGGCCACGGCGGCATCCAGGTCCCGGGCGATATCCAGCAGGGCCTTTCTCTCTCCTCTCGCCACATCGGAGTCCACGTTCACCGAGGTCATCAGGAAGTCCGCGTAGGTGTTGAACTCGCTCCGCTCGGCCGTGAGGCTCCCGAAGTTGATCACCGTGTCCCCGGTGAACAGCAGCCCGCACTCCGGGCAGATCAGGTAGACCTGCCCCTGGAGGTGCCCGCCCAGCCCCTCCAGCACCAGGAACTCCAGGTCTCCGATACCGATCCGCTCCAGGACGGGGAAGACGGAGTAGTACTCCCCGTGCGGGGGCGGGAAGAGGCGGTAGCGCTCCGGGGGGCGGAAGCGGGAGAAGAGGTTGATCAGCTTGGTATAGACCTCTTCCAGAATGGAGGTCTCGATGCGGGACCCGTAGGCGCGGTTCGCCTTCTCGATGATGGACCGCGTCGCCGGGTGCATGTCGGCCGGCACATCGTAGTAGCCCCCGGCCCCGGAGTGGTCGGCATCCGCGTGGGTGACCAGGATGCGCGTGATCGGGCCGTCCGCGTAGTAGCACTTGATCATCGCCGCCACATCGGGATGGTAGATGCCGTAGCCGGTGTCCACCATCAGGGCTTCTTCCGGCGTGGCGAGGAGGTAGACGTTCCCGCCGCAGGGGAGCTGGAAGCAGAGCAGCTCCACGCTCTCCGTGACGGGAAATCGCTGGACGTCGGCGTAGAAGCCGTCCCCCGCCGTCTGGTGCAGGGTGGCGCCGCTCCGGAGGATGCTCTCGAAGACCTGGCGGTGGTCCTTTCCGAGGGCGCTCAGCTCCTGGACGATGTGGTTGATATCGGATAGGAGCCGCATCAGGAACGCGTCCTCCGCCTCGCCGACGAGCGGCCGCAGCTTCTGGGCGAACCGCACGTAGAAGACGGTGTCGTCCAGTCTCTCCCCCGTGGTGTCGTACTCCAGGATCTCCAGGCGGTAGCGGGGCTTCAGCGCCGTCAGCAGGCGGTCGGCGATCGCGCTCTCCTCGAGGGTGAGGGAGATCGTCACCCGCTCCGGGTGCCGCCCCTT includes these proteins:
- a CDS encoding MBL fold metallo-hydrolase, whose translation is MDGLKRFSCIARMPDDPGALHRAAEIIKKYEGNINRIHYNRRIDPYTVFFELTATDAAYARMTEDLERIGYLQTTLATPSFLRFNVYLPHQPGALLEFLDYTTSADANIAFIDFDDKGRHPERVTISLTLEESAIADRLLTALKPRYRLEILEYDTTGERLDDTVFYVRFAQKLRPLVGEAEDAFLMRLLSDINHIVQELSALGKDHRQVFESILRSGATLHQTAGDGFYADVQRFPVTESVELLCFQLPCGGNVYLLATPEEALMVDTGYGIYHPDVAAMIKCYYADGPITRILVTHADADHSGAGGYYDVPADMHPATRSIIEKANRAYGSRIETSILEEVYTKLINLFSRFRPPERYRLFPPPHGEYYSVFPVLERIGIGDLEFLVLEGLGGHLQGQVYLICPECGLLFTGDTVINFGSLTAERSEFNTYADFLMTSVNVDSDVARGERKALLDIARDLDAAVAASGRRCLVCGGHGAVSVLREGRLESAGRVERYKREG
- the aroC gene encoding chorismate synthase: MNTFGRNFRCTTFGESHGKAIGVVIDGCPPGLPLSEADIQPLLDRRRPGRSPFASARQEADRVEILSGVFEGRTTGAPIALLIQNRDVRSEDYEPLRTVFRPGHADYAYQAKYGIRDHRGGGRSSGRETAARVAAAAVAMKILAARGIRIAARIREIHGRTDPKEMEQEIAAAQAAGDSVGGIVEVTASGVPPALGDPVFGKLDALIAAAMMGIGAVKGVEIGEGFRAARLFGSENNDPITPQGFASNHAGGILGGISTGQEIVVRIAVKPTSSIAKPQKTVDTENRAVEITVQGRHDPCIVPRILPVAESMLALVILDCLLEQAKYRGPDAGDPR